The following proteins are co-located in the Macadamia integrifolia cultivar HAES 741 unplaced genomic scaffold, SCU_Mint_v3 scaffold1784, whole genome shotgun sequence genome:
- the LOC122064826 gene encoding uncharacterized protein LOC122064826 produces MRVFFWNIHEVRKAAGKRALRMLVKEFFPDILCLAEPMVQVSRFPALFFNKLGYSFDFIHNNRQNKVPNLWIIWKCGIARPIVKAMSEQHISVECDWPGSKVGLSFVHASSFKVVRRQLWLELESQVSSAIPWSVLGDFNATLLSNEKRGSGTFNLGSAAEIQAMIDACLLLPISSTGKKFTWTNNRRRGHVATVFDRSFCNEKWIDFFRNVMQRVLLSSVSDHAPLLVISDIVSKSNNIPFRFHGFWMENENFLPVVDEAWKMQIKGDPIYVLSAKLKRVKGVLKVWAHYSFPNINMELERATKALKSIQDSIEESSMSDDLFNKEADAKTALLIASRRHEALWAEKAKLRWVKNGDCNSKLFHLSVKMRRARNQISALKREDGSWVLDQRGIAEYSASFFEKFHEPTSIIEHPDLLDCIPKILSNEDVASLEAILGREEIKKAVWDMDPDSSPGPDGFPGKFFRKCWEIVETDFGKTVVYFFQMGYLPKGINNCSISLIPKSDGVSSLDKFRPICMGNFFCKILSKIMSSRLMPLLPRLVSDEQGAFQKGKIISSNISLASELENLMHSAVRGGGMGLKLDVQKAYDSLSWKFLFASLVKFGFSDEWISWIQLLLSSSRLSVLVNGGPVGFFPVGKGLRQGDPISPFLFILAEEVFCRGLKLLVRDGKLKSLPGPRGVSIPSHLFFADDIFIFMNASAKYVKNLQDFLEKYQAFSGQNFNLDKSSLFFGKVAPHRKQYISSLLGIKSERLPTKYLGVEIFKGRVRGSHLLPLLDKIKSKLAGWKGKLLSMVGRVELVRSVISSIPVHNFAVYWWPDHSIKLVERWMRNFIWSGDMEIIKKIVVNWGDVCKPKQEGGLGIRRLRDVNFACLAKLTW; encoded by the coding sequence ATGAGGGTCTTTTTCTGGAATATTCATGAAGTGAGGAAGGCTGCTGGTAAAAGGGCCTTACGAATGCTGGTGAAGGAGTTTTTCCCAGATATTTTATGCTTGGCTGAACCTATGGTTCAAGTGAGTAGATTCCCCGCTCTGTTTTTCAATAAGTTGGgttattcttttgattttattcacAATAATAGGCAGAATAAGGTTCCAAATTTGTGGATTATTTGGAAGTGTGGGATAGCTCGTCCAATTGTTAAAGCAATGTCGGAACAACATATTTCAGTGGAGTGTGATTGGCCTGGTAGCAAGGTCGGCCTATCTTTTGTTCATGCGAGTTCTTTCAAAGTAGTTCGTCGCCAGTTATGGTTGGAGTTGGAATCGCAGGTTTCATCTGCGATCCCATGGTCTGTTCTTGGAGATTTTAATGCAACCTTGCTTTCCAATGAAAAAAGGGGGTCAGGAACCTTTAACCTTGGCTCTGCTGCAGAAATCCAGGCGATGATAGATGCTTGTTTGTTATTACCAATTTCATCTACTGGAAAAAAATTTACCTGGACAAACAATAGGAGAAGAGGACATGTGGCAACAGTGTTTGATCGCAGCTTTTGTAATGAAAAATGGATAGATTTTTTCAGAAATGTTATGCAGCGTGTCTTGTTgagttcggtatcagatcatgCTCCGTTGCTTGTAATTTCTGATATTGTCTCAAAGTCGAATAACATTCCATTCAGGTTCCATGgattttggatggaaaatgaaaattttcttccagTGGTTGATGAGGCGTGGAAGATGCAGATAAAAGGTGACCCTATATATGTTTTATCGGCAAAGCTGAAGAGAGTAAAGGGGGTGTTAAAGGTATGGGCTCATTATTCCTTTCCAAATATTAATATGGAGTTAGAGCGGGCAACGAAGGCTTTAAAATCGATCCAAGACTCAATTGAAGAATCAAGTATGTCTGATGATCTTTTCAATAAAGAGGCTGATGCTAAAACGGCCTTGTTGATTGCCAGTCGTAGACACGAGGCTCTTTGGGCTGAGAAGGCGAAATTGAGATGGGTGAAAAATGGAGACTGCAACTCCAAGCTTTTTCATCTCTCTGTGAAGATGAGGAGGGCGAGAAATCAAATTTCTGCTTTAAAGAGGGAGGATGGGTCTTGGGTCTTGGATCAAAGGGGAATTGCTGAGTATAGTGCCTCTTTTTTCGAGAAGTTTCATGAACCAACTAGCATTATAGAGCATCCTGATCTTCTGGATTGTATTCCCAAAATTTTGTCCAATGAAGATGTGGCTAGTCTAGAAGCGATTCTTGgcagagaagaaatcaaaaaagCAGTGTGGGATATGGATCCTGACAGTTCTCCTGGTCCTGATGGATTTCCAGGAAAATTCTTTAGGAAATGTTGGGAGATAGTGGAGACAGACTTCGGTAAGAcagttgtttatttttttcaaatgggATACTTGCCCAAAGGAATAAATAACTGTTCTATTTCCTTAATTccaaaatctgatggtgttTCCTCTCTGGATAAATTTAGGCCAATATGCATGGGTAATTTTTTCTGTAAGATTCTATCTAAAATTATGTCCTCCAGGCTTATGCCTCTTTTGCCACGATTGGTCTCAGATGAGCAGGGTGCATTCCAGAAGGGTAAGATTATTTCTTCCAATATTAGTCTGGCCTCGGAGCTGGAAAATCTTATGCATTCCGCTGTGAGGGGTGGAGGCATGGGATTGAAATTGGACGTGCAGAAGGCATATGACTCCTTATCATGGAAATTCCTTTTTGCCTCATTGGTAAAGTTTGGTTTCTCGGACGAatggatctcttggatccaGCTTCTTTTAAGCTCTTCCAGGTTATCTGTTTTAGTGAATGGAGGGCCAGTGGGTTTTTTCCCAGTGGGCAAAGGTCTAAGACAAGGAGATCCTATTTCTCCATTCTTATTTATCTTGGCAGAGGAGGTGTTCTGCAGAGGTTTGAAGTTGCTAGTAAGGGATGGGAAGCTGAAGTCTCTCCCGGGACCTCGAGGTGTGTCCATTCcctctcatttattttttgcagatgatatatttatttttatgaatgcttctGCAAAATATGTGAAGAATCTCCAAGATTTCCTAGAAAAATATCAAGCTTTTTCAGGGCAGAATTTCAATCTGGATAAAAGTAGCCTGTTTTTTGGGAAGGTGGCACCCCACAGGAAACAATATATTTCTTCTCTACTAGGTATAAAATCAGAGAGGCTTCCGACGAAGTATCTAGgcgtggaaattttcaaaggaagagtGAGGGGATCTCATCTGTTACCTTTGCTAGATAAGATAAAAAGTAAGCTAGCTGGATGGAAGGGTAAGCTGCTCTCAATGGTGGGAAGAGTGGAGTTGGTGCGATCTGTGATCTCTAGTATTCCTGTACATAACTTTGCAGTATATTGGTGGCCAGACCATTCTATTAAATTGGTGGAGCGGTGGATGCGTAATTTTATCTGGTCAGGTGATATGGAGATTATAAAGAAAATAGTGGTGAATTGGGGCGATGTGTGCAAACCAAAACAGGAAGGGGGGTTAGGCATTCGCAGATTGCGAGATGTAAATTTTGCCTGTCTAGCAAAGTTGACTTGGTAG